A single genomic interval of halophilic archaeon DL31 harbors:
- a CDS encoding Bacterio-opsin activator HTH domain protein (PFAM: Bacterio-opsin activator, HTH~KEGG: htu:Htur_2889 bacterio-opsin activator HTH domain protein) — protein sequence MIEECLAVEFDVTGDDCPLAAATELTDTEIECEPPQLRSDGNVLLRFTAPPDDDLAAALDDDDRIRYLHRSRGGERDIYRCLSKSPCVVHRLTDAGFMAETLTYRDGEERHTGAVVGNDVLQGVMSAAGDAVGVRLRRVYPVGPESPAAEGRWGLTSAQAEALQVAFRMGYFAVPKAATAAEVAAEVGISKSAFLERLRRGQAALFEQLFN from the coding sequence ATGATTGAAGAGTGCCTCGCCGTCGAGTTCGACGTGACCGGCGATGACTGCCCGCTCGCCGCCGCCACCGAACTGACGGACACGGAAATCGAATGCGAACCGCCCCAACTGCGCAGCGACGGCAATGTGCTCCTCCGCTTTACTGCCCCGCCCGACGACGACCTTGCGGCCGCGCTCGACGACGACGACCGCATCCGGTACCTCCATCGTTCGCGCGGGGGCGAACGCGACATCTACCGCTGCCTCTCGAAATCCCCCTGTGTGGTCCACCGCCTCACCGACGCCGGGTTCATGGCCGAGACGCTGACCTACCGGGACGGCGAGGAGCGCCACACCGGCGCCGTGGTGGGTAACGACGTGTTGCAGGGCGTGATGAGCGCCGCCGGCGATGCCGTCGGTGTCCGTCTCCGTCGGGTCTACCCGGTGGGTCCGGAATCGCCAGCCGCAGAGGGGCGTTGGGGCCTCACATCAGCACAGGCCGAGGCGCTCCAGGTGGCCTTCAGAATGGGCTACTTTGCGGTTCCGAAGGCGGCGACAGCCGCAGAAGTCGCCGCTGAGGTCGGCATTAGCAAGTCGGCGTTCCTCGAACGGCTGCGTCGTGGGCAGGCCGCGCTGTTCGAACAACTGTTCAACTGA
- a CDS encoding protein of unknown function DUF302 (PFAM: Protein of unknown function DUF302~KEGG: hma:pNG7131 hypothetical protein) — MVLPIDPSQIDPSDIGEEQAALDMGHEEAIEHVRDVFTDAGFGVPVEFSPSEMLNEKVDAGRDPYYVLGACNPEVADRALNATDNKLGALMACNVVIWEEDPGRQRVYHVSIMRIARLIGMAPDNEEMADIVADTGELVDEAFQNL; from the coding sequence ATGGTACTTCCTATCGACCCAAGCCAGATCGACCCGAGCGACATCGGCGAAGAACAAGCGGCTCTCGATATGGGCCACGAGGAAGCGATCGAACACGTCCGCGACGTGTTCACCGACGCTGGATTCGGCGTCCCCGTCGAATTCTCACCCTCCGAGATGCTCAACGAGAAGGTCGACGCAGGTCGTGACCCCTACTACGTGCTGGGTGCGTGCAACCCCGAGGTCGCCGACCGCGCCCTCAACGCGACCGATAACAAACTCGGTGCTCTGATGGCCTGCAACGTCGTCATCTGGGAAGAAGACCCGGGTCGACAGCGCGTCTATCACGTCTCTATCATGCGTATTGCCCGCCTCATCGGGATGGCGCCCGACAACGAGGAAATGGCGGACATCGTCGCCGACACTGGCGAGCTCGTCGATGAGGCCTTCCAGAACCTCTAA
- a CDS encoding 5'-Nucleotidase domain-containing protein (PFAM: 5'-Nucleotidase, C-terminal; Metallophosphoesterase~KEGG: hla:Hlac_3035 5'-nucleotidase domain protein): MSQDSLLGQWRSLAGDPVETRDRTDTPDLVFAHVSDLHGQLLPRYQIYYDNSTSGPAFDFGDDDRVVERGGGIPLLAAKLTDLRDEHDICTLMSGDTFHGSAETTYTDGRAMLDPINEHIEPDVYVPGNWDYSNEAVEDGNFVALMDDLDAPILANNLYDWETNERLYDAYTVEDVGGLAVGVVGMTNPYVDRMAPAFHDEKYRFGKHPALLEESVQAAREDGADVVVAVTEIGLPWMVQAAKDCTCVDVMFSAHTHEYTYDPIVVEETETVVVESGMGEALGRVDLRVQDGEVQFRHHLYCLTEDGEHTPDPDPAATKTIESIREPFFESDPIFERGAGSLDRPLDTVVGETKQPLYRQAFLESAWNTLFNDALRVHFDADLAVSHGFRYGTAIPRGEITLEQLYTFFPMTTPVARGVAYGQQLTNQMEEFLVDNFSPYPYDQEDGRVRSYSSNVEVTLDPTAKRGRRLVGMRIDGDPIDPEETYSVATFRQSGAPERDLGNCGFPFQDVEIDDGTIPVDVIVDFLDEHSPVDYEVMGLVETADDGGDAQNTPADGPYPFIQPGVDYDSGESYCETSMIPRGNVFPDEGRNHHR; encoded by the coding sequence ATGAGCCAGGATTCACTTCTCGGGCAGTGGCGGTCGCTCGCTGGAGACCCTGTCGAGACCCGTGACAGGACGGATACTCCCGACCTCGTGTTTGCACACGTGAGCGATCTCCACGGACAGTTGCTTCCGCGCTATCAGATCTACTACGACAACTCAACGTCCGGCCCGGCGTTCGACTTCGGGGACGACGACCGGGTGGTCGAGAGAGGCGGCGGAATCCCGCTCCTCGCGGCGAAACTCACCGACCTCCGGGACGAGCACGACATCTGTACGCTGATGAGCGGCGATACGTTCCACGGTTCTGCCGAGACGACGTACACAGACGGGCGAGCGATGCTCGACCCGATCAACGAGCACATCGAACCCGACGTCTACGTCCCCGGCAACTGGGACTACTCGAACGAGGCCGTCGAGGACGGGAACTTCGTCGCGTTGATGGACGACCTCGACGCCCCGATTCTCGCGAACAACCTCTACGACTGGGAGACCAACGAGCGACTGTACGACGCCTACACGGTCGAAGATGTCGGCGGGCTTGCCGTCGGTGTCGTCGGCATGACAAACCCGTACGTCGATCGGATGGCACCGGCGTTTCACGATGAAAAGTACCGGTTCGGTAAGCATCCAGCGCTCCTCGAAGAATCCGTGCAGGCCGCTCGTGAGGACGGCGCGGACGTGGTCGTCGCCGTCACGGAGATCGGGTTGCCGTGGATGGTACAGGCCGCGAAAGACTGTACGTGCGTGGACGTGATGTTCAGCGCCCATACACACGAATACACTTACGATCCGATCGTCGTCGAGGAGACCGAGACGGTCGTCGTCGAATCCGGGATGGGCGAGGCGCTCGGCCGCGTCGATCTCCGGGTTCAGGACGGCGAGGTCCAGTTCCGTCACCACCTCTACTGTCTGACCGAGGACGGCGAGCACACGCCGGACCCGGACCCGGCAGCGACGAAGACGATCGAATCGATACGCGAGCCGTTTTTCGAGTCTGACCCGATATTCGAGCGCGGAGCGGGGTCGCTTGATCGGCCCCTCGACACAGTTGTCGGGGAGACGAAACAGCCACTCTACCGACAGGCGTTCCTCGAGAGTGCGTGGAACACGCTGTTCAACGACGCGCTCCGCGTGCATTTCGACGCCGACCTCGCCGTTTCTCACGGGTTTCGCTACGGCACGGCCATCCCGCGTGGCGAGATCACGCTTGAACAGCTGTACACGTTCTTCCCGATGACGACACCCGTCGCCCGCGGGGTTGCATACGGCCAGCAGCTCACGAACCAGATGGAGGAGTTCCTCGTGGACAACTTCTCACCGTATCCCTACGACCAAGAGGACGGTCGGGTTCGAAGCTACTCCTCGAACGTCGAGGTGACCCTCGACCCGACCGCGAAACGGGGCCGTCGGCTCGTAGGAATGCGAATCGACGGCGATCCCATCGACCCGGAGGAGACCTACTCGGTGGCGACGTTCCGCCAGTCCGGCGCTCCCGAGCGTGACCTCGGCAACTGCGGCTTCCCGTTCCAGGACGTGGAAATCGACGACGGAACCATCCCTGTCGACGTCATCGTCGACTTCCTTGACGAGCACTCGCCGGTTGACTACGAAGTGATGGGGCTGGTCGAGACGGCCGACGACGGCGGTGACGCACAGAACACGCCGGCCGACGGCCCGTACCCGTTCATCCAACCGGGCGTCGACTACGACAGCGGCGAGTCGTACTGTGAGACGTCGATGATCCCTCGTGGAAACGTCTTCCCCGATGAGGGACGGAACCATCACCGATAA